A genome region from Triticum aestivum cultivar Chinese Spring chromosome 2B, IWGSC CS RefSeq v2.1, whole genome shotgun sequence includes the following:
- the LOC123042424 gene encoding uncharacterized protein: MVVHVVLLAAPAVGGFLLHAFKFSILLWPFNLTLPLLRDLPRVCATLRGAASLYAAELRASLGGRRRRAPAPQLDRQYFSLRGVRRRPAERLVDHAMLALVDISY; encoded by the coding sequence ATGGTGGTGCACGTGGTGCTGCTCGCCGCGCCGGCGGTCGGCGGGTTCCTCCTGCACGCGTTCAAGTTCTCCATCCTCCTGTGGCCGTTCAACCTCACGCTGCCGCTGCTGCGCGACCTGCCGCGGGTCTGCGCCACGCTCCGGGGCGCCGCATCGCTCTACGCCGCCGAGCTGCGCGCGTCCCTCGGCGGCCGCCGGCGGAGGGCGCCGGCGCCGCAGCTGGACCGTCAGTATTTCTCCCTCCGCGGCGTGCGGAGACGGCCAGCGGAACGGCTCGTCGACCACGCCATGCTTGCCCTCGTCGACATCTCCTACTGA
- the LOC123042425 gene encoding uncharacterized protein, with protein MAVHVVLLAVPAVVGGFLHAFKFSILLWPFNLTLPLLRQLPRVCATLRAAAAHFDAELRALLSGRRQSAPVPQLDHQYSALRSVQRRTAGQLVAQAMLALVDVSY; from the coding sequence ATGGCGGTGCACGTGGTGCTCCTCGCCGTGCCTGCGGTCGTCGGCGGGTTCCTGCACGCCTTCAAGTTCTCGATCCTGCTGTGGCCGTTCAACCTCACGCTGCCGCTGCTGCGCCAACTGCCGCGGGTCTGCGCCACGCTCCGGGCGGCCGCGGCGCACTTCGACGCCGAGCTGCGCGCGTTACTGAGTGGCCGCCGGCAGAGCGCGCCGGTGCCGCAGCTGGACCACCAGTACTCTGCCCTCCGCTCCGTGCAGAGACGGACGGCGGGACAGCTCGTTGCGCAGGCCATGCTGGCCCTCGTCGACGTCTCCTACTGA